A genome region from Primulina eburnea isolate SZY01 chromosome 9, ASM2296580v1, whole genome shotgun sequence includes the following:
- the LOC140841424 gene encoding uncharacterized protein isoform X3, which produces MIPLSSKLSSQIRFLIQSLDESDSGSDFESIFLELCECTSHGTEGSILLLQICLDNLHIYVKDLKNKQMHPLFASLFKHIMDKPNFSTVLCQSLSTAAINGEYLQNLSNVLHLSPLERIGMGLALSDSENLEIRMCGKNFCMSQIAEFSANPMASDSSELIQKILVFLSQSEGLSKYVDSFMQMLSLLQLKEESQFILAPFLSDELRDEEFFRHLDLFNEGDEVNFDTILEEMEKESSMADMMNELGYGCTANFSQCKEMLSLFLPLSDITIAKILGTIARTYAGLDDSQNVFTTFFSALGGNIGLEQPSLNSWNVDVLVDSIKQLAPGINWINVMEKLDHENFYIPNETSFSFFMSVYKYACQDPFPLHAICGFIWKNVEGQLSFLKYAMSMPPEVFTFAHSERQMAYDDVVTGHKFQSGQLNHAWTCHDLLEVLCQLAERGHANFVRSAIKNPLNHCPEILLLGMARVNTAYNLIQHEVSSAVLPLVLKNVSGNSLILHLWHEHPNMLLRGFIDAMNIDPDNYSRILDACQELKILSPVLDMIPSYFGIRLTALASRKEFMDLENWLSNKLVAYKDAFYEECLKFLKEVQLGAQDVSSDRFHPVGALVNIYLEAYPSFLKVLRSHVGLTSSSHLAEEMEKLHATSMRGNALLKDGGTADSTSPDSYADDIEKEANSYFHQMFSGLLAIDTMIQMLTRFKESPDRREQLIFECMIANLFEEYKFFSKYPERQLKIAAGLFGSLIKHQLVTHLTLGIALRAVLDALRKPADSKMFVFGTKALEQFVDRLIEWPQYCNHILQISHLRVTNVDLVTFIERALARISAAHTDQDIVHDTTELHHGSIQPSSTNVETPSASVLLSGLGSSQTGPPVALTVQLPQRSTSSLEERKPPVAPSNYLKPAQLAAGQATGAPSSDTASIQKSQSSVGASTHASSPGFPRSSRATSARFGSALNIETLITAAERREIPIETPASEIQDKISFIINNLSAANIEAKAKEFTDILNEHYYPWFARYMVMKRASIEPNFHDLYLKFLDKVNLKSLNKEVILATYENCKVLLGSELIKSSSEERSLLKNLGSWLGKITIGKNQVLRAREIDPKSLIVEAYEKGLMIAVIPFTSKILEPCSNSLAYQPPNPWTMGILGLLVEIYAMPNLKINLKFDIEVLFKNLGVDLKEVTPTSLLKDKIREVEGNPDFSNKEVGSSQPQMVNEVKSGIIPTLNQVEQLLDVAPPLPGTHSHIISQYVAPLHTTSGSLADDEKLTSPGVTDQLSSAQCLPQVQSKFSVNQIPVPASNMEQQVIINKKLHALGLFLNFQSVLPISMDRAITEIVSSIVQRSVSIATQTTKELVLKDYALEPDETLIRNAAHLMVARLAGSLAHVTCKLRGLLQGLSISSELLEQAIQLVTNDNLDLGCAVIEQAATEKAIQTIDGEIAQQLTIRRKHREGAGLTYFDSSLYAQGQMGVLPDALRPKPGRLSHSQQRVYEDFARLPWQNWSSQGSNAVPTVPITSSGSGAFSRQFASTSDQITTGIYTSGIANAGISSIPKHLKTGYEELDANTSHLPSVSSTHIATVDTPTLQSLENDVSTFPLTSTPELHLTGPSNYLKEPESSMQSVIPTLASDRLGSNVLEPLLTTGDALDKYQTISEKLENLLISDAKEAEIQGVIAEVPAVILRCLSRDEAALAVAQEAFKGLYEKAANRAHVSAHLAILAAIRDVSKLVVKELTSWVMYSDEDRKFNKDITVGLIGSELLNLAEYDVYMAKLIDTGRNKAATEFAISLIQTIVVNDSKVISELHNLVDALAKLAARPGSPESLQQLVEIAKNPTANPTTLPTVIVGKEDNMRSSKDKKAAGLPGSCKEDYSATESVDPDPAGLHEQVSMLFAEWYQICELPGANDTACACYVLHLQQRGLLNGDDTSEHFFRRLTELSVSHCLSSEVINSSSSQSRVGQPLSFLAIDIYAKLVFSILKFYPVEQGPSKLSLLLKILAVTVKFIQKDAAEKTSSFNPRPYFRLFINWLLDLCSLDPVFDGTNFQVLTALANAFHALQPLKIPGFSFAWLELVSHRSFMPKLLVVNAQKGWPYFHRLLVDLFQFMEPFLRLADLGESIQFLYKGTLRVLLVLLHDFPEFLCDYHFSFCDVIPPSCIQMRNIILSAFPRNMRLPDPSTPNLKIDLLAEISYTPRILSEVDAALKAKQIKNDVDEYFKTRQQGSSFLTELKQKILLTPSEGARSGSRYNVPLINSLVLYVGVQAIHQPQARVPAYSQSMASMTAFLVSAALDIFQTLILDLDSEGRYLFLNAIGNQLRYPNNHTHYFSFILLYLFNESNQENIQEQITRVLLERLIVNRPHPWGLLITFIELIKNPRYNFWSRSFTRCAPEIEKLFESVSRSCGGPKSVDESVISGGIPDNMH; this is translated from the exons ATGATTCCGCTGTCATCGAAATTGTCCAGTCAAATCCGGTTTCTCATCCAGAGCTTGGATGAATCCGATTCGGGCTCCGACTTCGAATCGATTTTCCTGGAGCTTTGCGAG TGTACTTCACATGGAACTGAAGGAAGCATATTGCTACTCCAAATCTGTTTGGATAACTTGCATATTTATGTGAAAGATTTGAAGAATAAGCAGATGCATCCACTATTTGCTTCATTGTTTAAACATATTATGGATAAACCTAATTTCAGTACAGTTTTGTGTCAATCATTGAGTACTGCAGCTATAAATGGAGAATATTTGCAGAATCTTTCTAATGTGTTGCACTTATCACCATTAGAGAGAATTGGAATGGGCCTTGCTTTATCTGATTCAGAAAACCTTGAGATCAGAATGTGCG GGAAAAACTTTTGCATGAGTCAGATTGCAGAATTTAGTGCCAATCCCATGGCTTCAGATTCTTCTGAGCTAATTCAGAAAATTCTGGTGTTTCTTAGTCAATCTGAAGGTCTATCTAAGTATGTGGATTCGTTCATGCAGATGTTATCTCTTCTGCAATTGAAGGAGGAATCCCAATTTATCTTAGCACCTTTCCTTTCTGATGAATTGCGTGACGAAGAATTCTTCAG GCATTTGGATTTATTCAACGAAGGTGATGAAGTTAATTTTGATACCATTCTAGAAGAAATGGAGAAGGAAAGTAGCATGGCTGATATGATGAATGAATTAGGCTATGGATGCACTGCCAATTTCTCACAATGCAAAGAAATGTTGTCTTTATTCTTGCCCCTTTCTGATATCACCATTGCAAagatacttggcacaattgCCCGAACTTACGCAGGTCTTGATGACAGTCAAAATGTGTTCACCACATTTTTTTCTGCGCTTGGGGGTAATATTGGTTTGGAGCAACCGTCTTTGAACTCCTGGAATGTAGATGTACTAGTGGATTCAATAAAGCAGCTC GCTCCTGGAATTAACTGGATAAATGTCATGGAGAAGCTGGACCACGAGAATTTTTATATCCCTAATGAGACATCATTTTCCTTTTTTATGTCGGTGTATAAATATGCATGTCAG GATCCATTTCCTCTTCATGCAATTTGCGGCTTTATTTGGAAGAATGTTGAGGGTCAGCTATCATTCTTAAAGTATGCCATGTCAATGCCACCCGAGGTGTTTACATTTGCACATTCTGAGAGGCAAATG GCCTACGATGATGTTGTGACAGGGCATAAGTTTCAATCTGGCCAGTTAAATCATGCTTGGACCTGCCACGACCTCCTCGAGGTGTTATGTCAACTAGCTGAGAGAGGCCATGCAAATTTTGTGCGATCCGCTATTAAGAATCCTCTTAATCACTGCCCTGAAATTTTGCTTCTTGGGATGGCTCGCGTGAAT ACGGCATATAATCTTATCCAGCATGAAGTGTCTTCTGCTGTTCTTCCTCTGGTACTAAAAAATGTTTCAGGAAACAGTTTAATACTTCATCTATGGCATGAACACCCAAACATGTTGTTGCGAGGATTCATAGATGCCATGAACATTGATCCTGACAACTATAGTAGGATTCTGGATGCTTGCCAGGAATTAAAG ATCCTATCGCCGGTATTGGATATGATTCCTTCTTATTTTGGAATTCGACTTACTGCCCTTGCTTCTAGGAAAGAATTTATGGATCTTGAGAACTGGTTGAGCAATAAGTTAGTTGCATACAAAGATGCTTTCTATGAG GAGTGTCTCAAGTTTCTGAAGGAGGTTCAACTTGGAGCTCAGGATGTTTCTTCTGATCGCTTTCACCCCGTTGGTGCTCTTGTGAATATTTATTTGGAAGCATATCCCTCTTTCTTAAAG GTCCTTCGGTCTCATGTTGGTCTCACTTCGTCCAGTCATTTGGCCGAGGAAATGGAAAAATTGCATGCCACTTCCATGCGTGGTAATGCACTACTTAAAGATGGTGGGACTGCTGACTCTACCTCTCCCGATAGTTACGCTGATGATATCGAGAAAGAAGCAAATTCATACTTCCATCAAATGTTTTCGGGTCTACTTGCTATTGATACGATGATTCAAATGCTTACTCGTTTCAAGGAATCTCCGGACAGAAG AGAGCAGTTGATTTTTGAGTGCATGATTGCTAATCTGTTCGAGGAGTACAAGTTCTTTTCCAAGTACCCTGAAAGGCAGTTGAAAATTGCCGCAGGTCTTTTTG GGTCACTCATCAAACATCAacttgtgacgcatctcacccTCGGTATCGCTTTGCGAGCTGTTTTAGATGCTCTGCGGAAACCTGCCGATTCAAAA ATGTTTGTTTTTGGGACTAAGGCACTGGAACAATTTGTTGACCGCCTCATAGAGTGGCCGCAGTACTGCAATCATATTCTGCAAATATCTCATTTGCGTGTGACAAATGTGGACCTTGTTACATTTATTGAGAGGGCACTCGCTAGGATTTCAGCAGCTCATACTGATCAAGACATTGTCCATGACACTACTGAGCTTCATCATGGTTCTATCCAGCCATCTTCTACTAATGTGGAG acTCCGAGCGCGTCTGTTTTGTTATCTGGACTGGGGAGCTCACAGACTGGGCCGCCAGTCGCCCTTACTGTCCAACTTCCCCAAAGATCTACTAGTTCTTTAGAAGAGAGAAAACCCCCTGTGGCGCCATCTAATTACCTAAAGCCAGCACAACTAGCAGCAGGGCAGGCTACTGGTGCTCCTTCAAGTGATACAGCTAGCATTCAGAAG TCTCAGAGTTCTGTTGGTGCATCAACGCATGCTTCCTCCCCTGGTTTTCCACGTTCATCTCGAGCTACCTCAGCAA GGTTTGGCTCTGCCTTAAACATTGAAACTCTTATCACTGCAGCAGAAAGAAGAGAGATTCCAATAGAG ACACCTGCTTCTGAAATTCAGGATAAGATATCTTTTATCATTAATAATTTGTCTGCTGCCAATATTGAGGCTAAAGCTAAAGAATTTACTGATATTCTGAATGAGCACTACTATCCCTGGTTTGCTCGGTATATGGTCATGAAGAG AGCAAGCATTGAGCCAAATTTTCATGATCTGTACTTAAAGTTCCTTGATAAAGTAAACCTGAAGTCTTTGAACAAAGAGGTTATACTAGCCACTTATGAGAACTGCAAG GTACTTCTAGGGTCAGAACTCATAAAGTCAAGTTCGGAAGAGCGttcattgctgaaaaatttAGGAAGCTGGCTTGGGAAGATTACTATTGGGAAAAATCAAGTTTTAAGGGCACGGGAGATTGATCCAAAATCTCTGATTGTGGAG GCGTATGAGAAGGGACTTATGATTGCTGTCATTCCTTTTACATCCAAG ATTCTAGAACCATGTTCTAACAGTCTGGCTTATCAACCTCCAAACCCTTGGACAATGGGTATACTTGGATTGCTTGTTGAGATTTATGCAATgcctaatttaaaaataaatctcaagTTTGATATAGAG GTCCTGTTCAAGAACCTTGGAGTAGATTTAAAAGAAGTAACACCCACTTCTCTTCTCAAAGACAAAATTCGAGAAGTTGAAGGTAATCCTGATTTTTCCAATAAAGAAGTAGGATCTTCACAACCTCAAATGGTAAATGAGGTGAAATCTGGAATAATACCTACACTAAACCAAGTTGAGCAACTGCTTGATGTTGCTCCACCTCTTCCGGGTACTCATTCACATATCATATCTCAG TATGTGGCTCCCCTTCATACCACATCTGGCTCATTGGCTGACGATGAGAAGTTGACAAGTCCGGGAGTAACAGATCAGCTTTCTTCCGCTCAATGTCTTCCCCAAGTACAGTCCAAGTTTTCCGTTAACCAG ATTCCTGTGCCAGCCTCTAATATGGAACAGCAAGTTATTATCAATAAAAAGCTCCATGCATTGGGCCTGTTCTTGAATTTCCAGAG TGTACTTCCAATTTCCATGGATAGAGCTATCACAGAGATAGTGTCCAGCATCGTGCAGCGAAGTGTTTCTATTGCAACTCAGACAACAAAGGAACTTGTTTTGAAG GACTATGCTTTGGAGCCTGATGAAACCCTCATACGTAACGCAGCACATTTGATGGTTGCAAGATTGGCTGGGAGTCTAGCACATGTGACATGCAAG CTTAGGGGTTTGCTTCAGGGCTTGAGCATATCGAGTGAACTTTTAGAGCAAGCAATTCAACTTGTGACCAATGACAATCTGGACCTCGGCTGTGCGGTGATTGAACAAGCTGCCACAGAAAAG GCAATTCAAACTATTGATGGGGAAATCGCCCAGCAACTTACTATCAGGAGGAAACATAGAGAGGGTGCTGGTCTCACATATTTTGACTCTAGCCTGTATGCCCAAGGGCAAATGGGTGTTTTGCCGGATGCCCTTCGCCCAAAACCTGGACGCCTGTCACATTCGCAGCAGCGTGTTTATGAG GATTTTGCACGGTTGCCGTGGCAGAATTGGTCCAGTCAGGGTTCAAATGCTGTACCTACTGTTCCCATTACTTCATCTGGCAGTGGGGCTTTCTCTCGGCAATTTGCATCCACATCTGACCAAATAACTACTGGCATTTATACATCTGGCATTGCAAATGCGGGAATTAGCTCCATTCCTAAGCATCTGAAAACTGGTTATGAGGAGTTAGATGCCAATACATCCCATCTTCCTAG TGTTTCTTCCACACATATTGCGACTGTTGATACTCCTACTCTGCAAAGTCTTGAAAACGATGTTTCTACTTTCCCCCTCACTTCTACACCTGAATTGCATTTGACAGGACCTTCGAATTATTTAAAA GAGCCAGAGTCTTCGATGCAGTCTGTTATTCCAACTTTGGCATCAGATCGTCTTGGAAGCAATGTTTTGGAGCCTTTGTTAACCACAGGTGATGCACTGGATAAGTACCAGACTATTTCAGAGAAG CTTGAAAATCTATTGATTAGTGATGCCAAGGAAGCAGAAATCCAG GGAGTTATAGCTGAGGTTCCTGCTGTCATCCTCAGGTGCCTAAGCCGAGACGAGGCTGCTCTGGCAGTTGCTCAAGAG GCTTTTAAGGGCTTGTATGAAAAGGCAGCAAACCGAGCTCATGTCAGTGCTCACCTAGCAATCTTGGCTGCCATTCGTGATGTTAGCAAGCTTGTTGTTAAGGAGCTCACTAGTTGG GTAATGTACTCAGATGAGGACCGGAAGTTCAATAAGGATATCACTGTTGGTCTTATTGGCAGTGAACTATTAAATCTTGCTGAGTATGACGTCTATATGGCAAAGCTAATTGATACAGGAAGAAATA AGGCTGCCACGGAATTTGCCATTTCTCTTATCCAAACAATAGTTGTCAATGATTCTAAAGTGATATCAGAACTACACAATCTTGTTGATGCTCTGGCAAAG CTTGCTGCAAGGCCTGGATCTCCCGAGTCACTGCAACAGCTAGTTGAGATTGCTAAGAACCCTACTGCAAATCCTACGACCTTGCCTACTGTAATTGTTGGGAAGGAAGACAATATGAGATCATCTAAAGACAAAAAG GCCGCTGGGCTACCTGGGTCATGCAAGGAAGACTACTCGGCCACAGAATCGGTGGACCCAGATCCCGCTGGTCTGCATGAGCAG GTGTCCATGCTGTTTGCAGAGTGGTACCAAATATGTGAGCTTCCTGGAGCGAATGATACAGCTTGCGCTTGTTATGTCTTACACTTACAGCAGAGGGGCCTGCTTAATGGTGATGATACCTCAGAGCATTTTTTCCGCCGGCTCACG GAACTTTCAGTGTCACACTGCTTGTCTTCTGAGGTGATCAATTCTAGCTCTTCCCAGTCACGTGTGGGACAACCTTTGTCATTCCTTGCTATTGACATCTATGCGAAATTGGTCTTCTCAATTCTGAAG TTTTACCCTGTTGAGCAAGGGCCTAGTAAACTCTCTCTTTTGCTTAAG ATTCTTGCTGTCACCGTGAAGTTTATTCAAAAAGATGCTGCAGAGAAGACATCCTCGTTTAATCCCAGGCCATATTTTAGGTTGTTCATTAACTGGTTGTTGGATTTGTGTTCCTTGGACCCAGTTTTTGATGGCACAAATTTCCAG GTTTTGACTGCTCTAGCAAATGCTTTCCATGCTCTTCAGCCTCTCAAGATTCCAGGGTTCAG CTTTGCTTGGCTCGAGTTGGTGAGTCATAGAAGTTTCATGCCAAAATTACTCGTGGTAAATGCACAGAAGGGATGGCCTTATTTTCATAGACTTCTTGTAGACTTGTTCCAGTTCATGGAGCCATTCCTGAGACTTGCTGACCTGGGAGAGTCG ATACAATTTCTTTATAAAGGGACACTCAGGGTCTTGTTGGTGCTACTCCATGATTTCCCGGAGTTCCTTTGTGATTATCATTTCAGCTTCTGTGATGTCATTCCACCAAGTTGCATACAGATGCGAAATATAATCCTCAGTGCATTCCCTCGCAATATGAGGTTGCCGGATCCATCTACCCCCAACCTAAAG ATTGACCTACTGGCGGAAATCAGTTATACTCCACGAATTCTCTCTGAGGTTGATGCAGCTCTTAAAGCAAAGCAGATCAAGAATGATGTGGATGAGTATTTCAAG ACAAGGCAGCAAGGGTCTTCATTTCTTACTGAGTTGAAGCAGAAGATTTTGCTTACTCCATCTGAAGGAGCTCGGTCTGGGAGTCGTTACAATGTTCCTCTCATTAACTCTCTTGTCCTTTATGTTGGGGTGCAG GCCATCCATCAGCCGCAAGCCAGAGTCCCAGCATACTCGCAGTCCATGGCTAGCATGACTGCTTTCTTGGTTAGTGCTGCTCTTGACATTTTCCAGACATTGATACTTGATCTGGACTCAGAGGGCCGTTACCTGTTCTTGAATGCTATCGGGAACCAGTTACGCTATCCAAACAACCACACTCATTACTTCTCTTTCATCCTTCTTTACCTGTTTAACGAATCAAATCAG GAAAATATTCAGGAGCAAATCACCCGGGTCCTGCTTGAACGACTAATTGTTAATAGGCCTCATCCTTGGGGACTTCTAATCACGTTTATTGAGCTCATCAAG AATCCCCGATACAATTTCTGGAGCCGGTCTTTTACAAGGTGCGCGCCTGAGATTGAGAAGCTTTTTGAATCGGTGTCAAGATCATGTGGGGGTCCAAAGTCAGTCGACGAGAGTGTAATTTCGGGTGGCATACCTGACAATATGCACTAA